One part of the Musa acuminata AAA Group cultivar baxijiao chromosome BXJ1-5, Cavendish_Baxijiao_AAA, whole genome shotgun sequence genome encodes these proteins:
- the LOC103986000 gene encoding serine/threonine-protein kinase RIPK has product MSKLSWRSCVTSCWSNTGQSSVTETRKAQTTARSPQKMAYSPLSSEGLSLSVPGSDLHVFTLEELKAATRNFSMTNVIGSGGFGPVYKGFIDDNLRPGLLAQHVAVKSLDLEGLQGHREWLAEVIFLGQLRHPHLVRLIGYCCEDEQRMLVYEYMARGSLENHLFKRLLASLPWSTRIKIAVGAAKGLAFLHEAEKPVIYRDFKASNILLDSDYTAKLSDFGLAKNGPQGDDTHVTTRVMGTHGYAAPEYVMTGHLTAKSDVYSFGVVLLELLSGRRSVDKNRPNREKNLVEWARPYLNNPNRLSRVMDPNLEGQYSTDGARKAAAVAYRCLSLSLKTRPKMRAVVEALEPVMELNDVPIVGPFVYTVPEEKGNDGKEEKETAPAAKWRGSRHDHLGATDHSMANFNRDSGLHKKSPKHQQSSSYWN; this is encoded by the exons ATGTCCAAGCTTTCATGGCGGTCCTGCGTAACAAGCTGCTGGAGTAACACTGGTCAGAGCTCTGTGACGGAAACCAGGAAGGCTCAAACGACGGCAAGATCCCCCCAGAAGATGGCGTATTCTCCGCTGTCTTCCGAGGGCTTGTCCTTGAGTGTTCCAGGATCAGATCTTCATGTGTTCACCCTGGAGGAGCTGAAGGCCGCGACGAGGAACTTCTCCATGACTAACGTCATCGGGTCGGGCGGGTTCGGTCCTGTCTACAAGGGGTTCATCGACGACAATCTGCGGCCGGGGCTGCTGGCGCAGCATGTGGCAGTGAAGTCGCTGGACTTGGAGGGGTTGCAAGGCCACAGGGAATGGCTG GCTGAGGTTATCTTTCTTGGGCAACTGCGGCATCCCCACCTGGTGAGACTGATTGGCTACTGCTGCGAAGATGAGCAGAGGATGCTGGTTTATGAGTATATGGCTCGAGGAAGCTTGGAGAACCATCTTTTCAAGA GACTTCTTGCTTCGTTGCCATGGTCTACAAGGATAAAGATAGCAGTGGGAGCTGCCAAAGGACTTGCCTTTCTCCATGAAGCTGAGAAACCCGTTATCTACCGCGACTTTAAAGCCTCAAACATATTACTGGACTCG GACTACACGGCGAAGCTTTCAGACTTCGGGCTGGCGAAGAATGGACCTCAAGGAGATGATACGCACGTCACTACGCGAGTCATGGGAACGCATGGCTACGCCGCGCCCGAGTACGTGATGACCG GCCACCTGACGGCGAAGAGCGACGTCTACAGCTTCGGGGTTGTGCTCTTAGAGCTGCTCAGCGGGCGTCGGTCCGTCGACAAGAACCGGCCGAACCGAGAGAAGAACCTGGTGGAATGGGCGCGGCCGTATCTGAACAACCCCAACAGGCTCAGCCGCGTCATGGATCCCAACCTCGAAGGTCAGTACTCCACCGACGGCGCACGGAAGGCAGCGGCGGTGGCTTACAGATGTCTCAGCCTTAGCCTGAAAACGAGGCCTAAAATGAGAGCCGTCGTCGAGGCCTTGGAGCCTGTCATGGAGTTGAACGACGTGCCCATCGTCGGCCCCTTTGTGTACACAGTACCTGAGGAGAAAGGAAACGATGGTAAGGAGGAGAAGGAAACGGCTCCTGCAGCAAAGTGGAGAGGGAGTCGCCATGATCATCTCGGTGCAACAGATCATTCTATGGCCAACTTTAACAGGGATAGTGGTCTTCACAAGAAATCTCCAAAGCACCAACAGAGCTCCAGTTATTGGAATTAG
- the LOC135674529 gene encoding uncharacterized protein LOC135674529 has protein sequence MRDFPSCFGESGVQVSKESSSGAGKTAQNLVTCLYQAQLLGRRRVINVTWSKNLMGQGLSVGIDDLGNQCPPCRVEIKPWLFSKRKGSRTLDMEGSKIDIFWDLSAAKFGPGPEPLEGFYVALVFDHQMVLLLGNLIKEAYQRTNARPPPSSAVLVAKTEHIYGKKLYSTKAQFCDNGQFHDVAIECDTVGLKDPCLEICIDKKRVMQIKRLAWKFRGNQTILVDGLPVEVFWDVHSWLFGSPTGNAVFMFQTCLSAEKLLSWSTSSQVLREPQLQGLGFSLILHAWKIE, from the coding sequence ATGAGGGATTTCCCTTCTTGCTTCGGCGAAAGTGGAGTTCAGGTCTCCAAGGAATCATCATCCGGTGCCGGCAAGACCGCTCAGAATCTGGTAACTTGCCTTTACCAGGCTCAGCTCTTAGGCCGCCGTCGGGTGATCAACGTTACATGGAGCAAGAACCTGATGGGCCAAGGCCTGAGCGTCGGAATCGATGACCTCGGCAACCAATGCCCGCCTTGCAGGGTGGAAATCAAGCCATGGCTTTTCTCCAAGAGGAAGGGCTCGAGGACACTGGACATGGAGGGCAGCAAGATAGACATTTTCTGGGACCTCTCTGCCGCCAAGTTCGGACCAGGCCCGGAGCCCCTCGAAGGTTTCTACGTCGCTCTGGTCTTCGACCACCAGATGGTCCTCCTCCTCGGCAACCTGATCAAAGAAGCCTATCAGAGGACCAACGCAAGGCCTCCTCCATCGAGCGCGGTGCTCGTCGCCAAGACGGAGCACATCTACGGCAAGAAGCTCTACTCCACGAAGGCTCAATTCTGTGACAACGGGCAGTTCCACGACGTTGCCATAGAGTGCGACACCGTAGGGCTCAAGGATCCCTGCCTTGAGATATGCATCGACAAGAAGCGGGTGATGCAGATCAAGAGACTGGCCTGGAAATTCCGCGGAAACCAGACGATTTTGGTGGACGGTCTTCCTGTAGAAGTGTTTTGGGATGTTCATAGCTGGCTTTTCGGCTCACCTACTGGCAATGCTGTCTTCATGTTCCAAACTTGCCTTTCAGCTGAGAAGCTTTTGTCGTGGTCTACTAGTTCACAGGTTTTGAGGGAACCTCAACTGCAAGGCCTTGGTTTTTCTTTGATACTGCATGCTTGGAAAATTGAGTAG
- the LOC135674528 gene encoding lipid phosphate phosphatase delta-like — protein MEGGVSFWQAVTLSSILGWVVASSWFDLTKRIRSLAQPWVTRRVLADTPSILWLQSMRHGFLDCIFSVLSCFVSVPFYTGFLPVVYWSGHRKLARQMTLLMAFCDYIGNSIKDVVSAPRPSCPPVTRVMATNDEKGNAMEYGLPSSHCLNTVCLLGYMLHHFLTLGAETDAIIPVAFLGLVCLLIISIGMGRMYLGMHSLIDVVAGIIFGLVILALWLMIHEYADDFITSGQNVTSFWASLSFLLCFAYPTPEFSTPSFEYHTAFNGVAFGLVGGIHRHLHPRHGGNPSLFSGLPVVVFLGRLSVGIPTMLVVKFCSKAVAKWLLPVMCNTLGIPITSSRYVPTLKGSQGSKSKSESKQSGRLLPHKAYDVDTGIRFLQYAGLAWSAVDFVPALFSHLNL, from the exons atggagggtGGCGTCTCGTTCTGGCAAGCGGTGACACTCTCTTCCATTTTGGGGTGGGTGGTGGCCTCGTCCTGGTTTGATCTCACCAAGAGGATAAGATCCCTCGCGCAGCCATGGGTCACCCGCCGCGTCCTCGCTGATACCCCTTCCATCCTCTGGCTACAG AGCATGCGACATGGTTTCTTGGACTGTATCTTCTCGGTGCTATCTTGTTTCGTTTCAGTGCCTTTCTACACAGGATTTCTTCCCGTCGTCTACTGG AGTGGGCATAGGAAATTGGCGAGACAAATGACGCTCTTGATGGCGTTCTGTGATTACATTGGAAACTCCATAAAG GATGTAGTATCAGCTCCGAGACCGAGTTGTCCTCCCGTGACAAGAGTGATGGCCACAAATGATGAGAAGGGGAATGCTATGGAATACGGATTGCCGTCCTCACATTGTCTCAACACCGTCTGTCTCTTGGG ATATATGTTACACCATTTTCTGACACTTGGTGCCGAGACCGATGCCATCATTCCTGTAGCTTTTTTGGGTTTAGTTTGCCTCCTTATCATTTCAATCGGCATGG GGAGGATGTATCTTGGCATGCACAGCTTGATCGATGTAGTGGCTGGAATCATCTTTGGGCTTGTAATTCTTGCTCTATGGCTCATGATCCATGAATATGCCGATGACTTCATTACATCCGGGCAGAATG TCACATCTTTCTGGGCAAGTCTATCTTTCTTGCTGTGCTTTGCTTATCCGACTCCGGAATTTTCTACCCCAAGTTTTGAATACCATACAGCATTTAATGGTGTTGCATTCGGACTG GTTGGTGGAATTCACCGACACCTCCATCCTCGGCATGGCGGTAATCCATCCTTATTTTCTGGACTCCCGGTTGTGGTCTTCTTAGGAAGACTATCGGTAGGCATTCCCACAATGCTGGTTGTGAAGTTCTGCAGCAAGGCAGTAGCTAAGTGGCTGCTTCCTGTGATGTGCAACACTTTGGGCATCCCGATAACATCGTCACGCTATGTCCCAACGCTGAAGGGGTCCCAAGGCAGCAAGAGCAAATCTGAGAGTAAGCAATCTGGTCGTCTTCTCCCTCACAAGGCATATGATGTCGACACCGGAATAAGGTTTCTGCAGTATGCTGGCCTCGCATGGTCTGCGGTGGACTTCGTTCCCGCGCTCTTCTCTCATCTCAACTTGTAG